In Reichenbachiella agarivorans, one genomic interval encodes:
- the rpsL gene encoding 30S ribosomal protein S12 → MPTIQQLVRKGRKTLVSKSKSPALDSCPQRRGVCTRVYTTTPKKPNSAMRKVARVRLTNGKEVNAYIPGEGHNLQEHSIVLIRGGRVKDLPGVRYHIIRGALDTAGVNGRTQRRSKYGAKRPKDKK, encoded by the coding sequence ATGCCTACTATACAACAATTAGTAAGAAAAGGTAGAAAAACATTGGTTTCTAAATCAAAGTCTCCGGCTTTGGACTCTTGTCCTCAAAGACGTGGTGTTTGTACCAGAGTTTATACTACTACACCTAAGAAACCTAACTCGGCAATGAGAAAGGTAGCAAGGGTAAGATTGACGAATGGTAAAGAAGTGAACGCCTATATTCCAGGTGAGGGTCACAATCTACAAGAACACTCGATTGTTTTGATCAGAGGTGGTAGAGTAAAGGATTTACCGGGTGTTAGATACCATATTATTAGAGGTGCATTGGATACTGCTGGTGTAAACGGCCGTACACAGAGACGATCTAAGTATGGAGCGAAGAGACCTAAGGATAAAAAGTAA
- a CDS encoding DUF3467 domain-containing protein, producing MENKPEKKVPSNQINIELSEEIAEGVYANLAMIAHSNSEFVIDFIRLMPGVPKAKVKSRVVITPEHAKRLQAALQDNIVKYEQTFGPIKQVEDSPKFPMNFGGAVGEA from the coding sequence ATGGAAAATAAACCAGAGAAGAAAGTGCCAAGCAACCAAATCAACATAGAGTTGTCTGAGGAGATTGCCGAAGGAGTTTATGCCAATTTGGCCATGATTGCACATTCTAACTCGGAGTTTGTCATTGATTTTATTCGTTTGATGCCAGGAGTACCTAAGGCAAAGGTGAAATCGCGAGTGGTGATTACACCAGAGCACGCCAAAAGATTGCAAGCGGCACTTCAGGATAACATAGTGAAATATGAACAGACTTTCGGGCCGATCAAACAGGTCGAGGACTCACCGAAGTTTCCCATGAATTTTGGGGGAGCTGTAGGAGAAGCCTAA